A window of the Arachis duranensis cultivar V14167 chromosome 5, aradu.V14167.gnm2.J7QH, whole genome shotgun sequence genome harbors these coding sequences:
- the LOC110281610 gene encoding uncharacterized protein LOC110281610 encodes MTWSIELSQYDIRYEPRQAIKAQAMADFLVEVTGDPTEEASARWKLHVDGASHQTSGGAGIILESPVGVIYEQSIRFEFSVSNNQAEYEALIGGLTLAAEVGATRLEVCSDSQVVTSQVNGSYQARDSLLQKYLEKVKELSQNFEEVTVHHVPRERNTQADLLSKLASTKPEEGNRSLIQGMAREPAVTLHLSRLGSSWIDPVTSFLENGKLPDDEVDATKLRREAAKYAVIQGQLFKKGFSQPLLKCLHPDQTDYVLREVHEGCCGHHIGGKALARKLVRAGGRAAGQHIPVQLQKIPVEAVITRFGIPEVVISDNGTQFTDKKFTEFLTGLGIRQKFSSVEHPQTNGQVESVNKIILLGLKKRLDNKKGAWADVLASVLWSYRTTEQSSTKETPFRLTYGLDVVIPVEVGEPSPRLLLKGVGEAVEKDLIDEVREMAHLTETALKQRVALRYNAKVLKREFEPNDLVLRRNDIGLPTPGEGKLATNWEGPYRVK; translated from the exons ATGACTTGGTCCATCGAGCTTTCTCAATATGACATACGATACGAGCCCCGACAAGCAATCAAGGCGCAAGCAATGGCAGATTTTCTAGTGGAAGTAACAGGAGACCCAACCGAAGAAGCAAGCGCACGGTGGAAGCTCCACGTGGATGGAGCCTCCCACCAGACCTCTGGGGGCGCCGGAATCATCCTGGAGAGCCCGGTTGGAGTCATATACGAGCAGTCGATCAGGTTCGAATTCTCTGTTTCGAAtaaccaggcagaatacgaagccctCATAGGGGGCCTAACCCTAGCAGCGGAAGTCGGGGCAACAAGGTTGGAAGTATGCAGCGATTCGCAGGTCGTCACCTCCCAGGTAAACGGGAGCTATCAAGCCAGAGATTCATTATTACAAAAGTACTTGGAAAAAGTCAAGGAGTTGAGCCAAAATTTTGAGGAGGTCACGGTCCACCACGTACCCAGAGAAAGAAACACACAGGCAGATCTCCTATCAAAATTGGCCAGCACTAAACCGGAAGAGGGCAACCGGTCTCTCATCCAAGGTATGGCGAGGGAGCCGGCAGTCACCCTACACCTATCAAGGCTGGGTTCTTCATGGATAGACCCCGTCACCAGCTTCTTAGAAAATGGCAAACTCCCAGACGACGAAGTGGATGCCACAAAACTGAGAAGGGAAGCAGCCAAATACGCGGTCATTCAGGGACAGCTATTCAAGAAAGGGTTCAGCCAGCCCCTACTGAAATGCTTACATCCCGACCAGACGGACTACGTCCTCAGGGAAGTCCATGAAGGCTGCTGTGGACATCACATAGGGGGCAAAGCCTTAGCAAGAAAGTTAGTTCGGGCCGG AGGTCGAGCCGCTGGCCAGCATATCCCCGTCCAATTGCAGAAAATTCCTGTGGAGGCAGTGATAACACGATTCGGGATCCCGGAGGTCGTTATCTCAGACAACGGCACACAGTTTACCGACAAGAAGTTCACGGAGTTCCTTACCGGCCTAGGTATAAGACAGAAGTTCTCCTCGGTAGAACACCCCCAAACGAATGGACAGGTGGAGTCCGTGAACAAGATTATCCTGTTAGGGCTTAAGAAGCGACTGGATAATAAAAAAGGTGCTTGGGCAGACGTGCTCGCCTCGGTCCTCTGGTCTTACCGAACAACTGAACAGTCCTCCACCAAGGAGACCCCCTTCCGACTAACATACGGGTTAGACGTAGTAATACCCGTAGAGGTCGGGGAACCGAGCCCGCGACTACTTCTAAAAGGAGTAGGAGAAGCCGTGGAGAAGGACCTGATAGATGAAGTCAGAGAAATGGCCCATCTGACGGAAACAGCGCTGAAACAAAGAGTGGCTCTACGCTACAACGCCAAAGTGCTCAAAAGAGAGTTTGAACCAAATGATCTCGTCCTAAGGCGCAACGACATTGGCTTGCCGACCCCAGGAGAAGGCAAACTGGCAACAAACTGGGAAGGCCCCTATAGAGTCAAATAA
- the LOC110281609 gene encoding uncharacterized protein LOC110281609, which produces MGATPFHRSILEVRLPKHFDKPTDMRYDGTQYPLEHLTDFEARMNLEGVGDEVRCRAFPVTLAGPAIRWFNGLPQGSIYGFSDISRAFLAQFTTRIAKAKHPINLLGITQRPGEPTRKYLDRFNDECLEIDGLTDSVASLCLTNGLLNEDFRKHLTTKPVWTMHEIQTVAKEYINDEEVRQVVAANKRHSGYNQPRQQGNGERHKEQAKEAGPTKVHRSFPRIGKFTNYTPLTLPIVEVYQQIAEKGILSKPRPLKDRTGGNKSLYCDYHKGYGHQTQDCFDLRDALEQAIRDGKLSEFSHLIREPRRRQRDQDSEEAKTRAAKRRQEPEDKDHGLTVINVVTAKNSAPRSRSAHKKDAKVLAISFALMRSSKRSPCVSFGPEDQWFDEAPDNPPMVITARVGTGLVKRILVDTGADSNIMFRNVFDTLGLRTPTYHRTNTGSSD; this is translated from the coding sequence ATGGGCGCCACCCCGTTCCATCGGTCCATCCTTGAGGTCCGGTTGCCGAAGCACTTCGACAAACCGacggacatgaggtacgatGGAACTCAATACCCACTGGAACACCTCACGGATTTCGAGGCTAGAATGAATCTGGAGGGAGTAGGGGACGAAGTGAGGTGCCGGGCCTTCCCAGTCACCCTAGCCGGGCCAGCGATCCGGTGGTTTAACGGCCTCCCGCAGGGATCCATCTACGGATTTTCGGACATCAGCCGTGCCTTCTTGGCTCAGTTCACGACGCGGATAGCAAAGGCAAAACACCCGATCAACCTGCTCGGGATAACCCAGAGACCCGGGGAGCCGACCAGAAAGTACCTGGATCGCTTTAACGACGAATGCTTGGAAATCGACGGCCTAACCGACTCGGTGGCTAGCCTTTGCCTGACAAACGGCCTCCTGAACGAGGACTTTCGAAAACACCTTACCACGAAACCGGTTTGGACGATGCACGAGATCCAAACGGTGGCTAAAGAATACATAAATGACGAAGAAGTCAGACAGGTCGTGGCCGCCAATAAACGGCACTCCGGCTACAATCAACCAAGGCAACAGGGTAACGGGGAAAGACACAAAGAACAAGCCAAGGAAGCAGGGCCGACCAAGGTACACAGATCATTTCCCCGGATCGGGAAGTTCACCAACTACACTCCACTCACTCTTCCCATTGTGGAAGTTTACCAGCAAATAGCCGAAAAAGGGATCTTGTCGAAGCCCCGACCACTCAAGGACCGAACGGGGGGAAACAAGAGCCTCTACTGTGACTACCACAAAGGCTACGGACACCAAACACAAGACTGCTTTGACCTGAGGGATGCACTAGAGCAAGCAATAAGAGATGGCAAACTCTCTGAATTCTCCCATCTCATACGGGAGCCGAGGAGACGGCAACGCGATCAAGACAGCGAAGAGGCCAAGACCCGAGCGGCAAAGCGGCGACAAGAGCCAGAAGACAAAGACCACGGTCTCACGGTGATAAACGTAGTAACCGCCAAAAACTCCGCGCCGAGGTCTAGGTCAGCTCACAAGAAAGACGCCAAAGTCCTAGCGATCTCCTTCGCCCTAATGCGAAGTTCTAAGAGGTCCCCATGCGTCTCCTTTGGCCCCGAAGACCAATGGTTCGACGAGGCGCCCGATAACCCACCTATGGTCATTACGGCCAGGGTGGGAACCGGCCTTGTCAAAAGGATCCTTGTCGACACGGGGGCAGACTCGAACATCATGTTTCGCAATGTGTTTGACACTCTAGGATTAAGGACGCCGACCTATCATCGCACCAACACGGGGTCATCGGATTAG
- the LOC107491367 gene encoding autophagy-related protein 18a: MIWDDHQGRCIGELSFRAPVRGVRLRRDRIVVVVEQKIFVYNFADLKLLHQIETVANPKGLCAISHSSDYLVLACPGLMKGQIRVEHYAQKKTKFISAHDSRIACFDLTLDGQLIATASCKGTLIRIFDTDSGTLLQEVRRGANVAEIFSLAFSSTAQWLAVSSDKGTVHVFSLKVNSNVLDDENSHRSSSSDAAITPSSPSSSSRSFIKFKGVLPKYFSSEWSVAKFHLNEGSHYTVAFGLQKNTVVILGMDGSFYRCQFDPGHGGEMTQLEYHNFLKPEPEIAS; the protein is encoded by the exons ATGATCTGGGACGATCACCAGGGGAGGTGCATCGGCGAGCTCTCGTTCCGCGCTCCCGTGCGAGGCGTCCGGCTCCGCCGAGACAGgatagtggtggtggtggaacaGAAGATATTTGTGTACAACTTCGCGGACCTGAAGCTGCTGCATCAGATCGAGACCGTCGCGAACCCTAAGGGTCTCTGCGCGATTTCTCATTCGTCGGATTATCTGGTGCTGGCGTGCCCGGGGCTGATGAAGGGCCAGATTCGCGTGGAGCACTACGCGCAGAAGAAGACTAAGTTCATTTCGGCGCATGACTCGAGGATTGCTTGCTTCGATCTCACGCTTGATGGGCAGTTAATCGCCACTGCCAGCTGCAAGGGAACTCTGATTCGGATTTTTGACACAGATAGTGGCACGCTCCTTCAGGAA GTAAGAAGGGGTGCAAATGTGGCTGAGATCTTTAGTTTGGCATTCTCTTCCACTGCTCAGTGGCTAGCAGTCTCAAGTGACAAGGGTACTGTCCACGTTTTCAGCCTTAAGGTTAATTCCAATGTCCTTGATGATGAAAATTCACATCGTTCTTCCAGTTCAGATGCTGCTATTACCCCATCTAGCCCATCTAGTTCATCTCGGTCATTCATTAAATTTAAAG GAGTTTTGCCTAAGTATTTCAGTTCAGAGTGGTCAGTTGCCAAGTTTCACTTAAATGAGGGCTCTCATTACACTGTTGCATTTGGTCTCCAAAAGAATACAGTGGTAATTCTTGGTATGGATGGAAG CTTCTATCGATGTCAGTTTGATCCAGGGCATGGTGGAGAGATGACCCAGCTTGAATACCATAACTTTTTAAAGCCTGAACCAGAAATAGCCTCGTGA
- the LOC107490953 gene encoding uncharacterized protein LOC107490953 codes for MEGTATLLKTSPICVADDVDDSTVYFHRLFWTFPPCVEAFRHCKPLVSIDATCDSATGDNVILDRHNGIKAALENPNSGWLPPLAYRAFCIRHVAANFAFSFKGTDAKRLLVNAAYAKTEAEFHYWFDIMRTENPAMCDWANRIKYDKWTQHQDGGRRFGHMTINISECVNSVLKVTRNLLVTALVKSTYGRLAELFVIRGQTVEAQLTSSAKFCQSFMKAMEHNLKDSRCFTVTLFDRHQSEYTIAETTPTGSFSLGTYRVSLQHRTCDCGYFQALHYPCCHAIACCAQSWLDWSIYVDEVYTMQKVFRVYQMGFVPPVPEGLWPPYDGPTVIPDPRLRRCRDGQPRSTRIRNNMDEADPNRPKRCGLCRQPGHTRRSCPQKGSTVAGSS; via the exons ATGGAGGGGACAGCTACGTTGTTGAAGACATCTCCGATTTGCGTGGCTGATGACGTGGATGACTCAACCGTGTACTTTCATCGTCTTTTCTGGACGTTTCCTCCTTGTGTTGAAGCTTTCCGACATTGCAAGCCATTGGTAAGCATAGACG CAACATGTGACTCCGCAACAGGGGATAATGTCATTTTAGATAGGCACAATGGCATCAAGGCTGCACTAGAGAACCCGAACAGTGGGTGGTTACCCCCGCTTGCGTACCGAGCATTTTGTATTCGGCATGTTGCAGCTAACTTCGCATTCAGTTTCAAGGGCACGGATGCAAAGCGTTTGCTTGTGAACGCTGCTTATGCAAAGACTGAGGCAGAGTTTCACTATTGGTTTGATATAATGCGGACTGAGAATCCGGCAATGTGTGATTGGGCGAACAGAATAAAATACGATAAGTGGACTCAGCACCAGGATGGTGGCAGACGGTTCGGTCACATGACGATCAATATATCTGAGTGTGTTAATTCTGTTCTTAAGGTTACACGAAATCTTCTGGTTACCGCCCTAGTCAAGTCCACATATGGTCGACTAGCGGAGTTGTTTGTGATTCGTGGTCAGACGGTAGAGGCTCAATTGACCAGCAGTGCCAAGTTCTGTCAGTCTTTTATGAAGGCGATGGAGCACAACTTGAAAGACTCCAGATGTTTCACTGTCACCCTGTTCGATAGACACCAGTCTGAGTACACCATTGCCGAGACGACGCCCACTGGGAGCTTTTCACTTGGGACGTACCGAGTTTCCCTCCAGCACCGTACATGCGACTGTGGATACTTTCAAGCTCTCCATTACCCATGTTGCCATGCGATTGCATGTTGTGCCCAGTCATGGCTTGACTGGTCTATCTATGTCGACGAGGTCTACACCATGCAGAAGGTGTTCAGGGTGTACCAGATGGGTTTCGTGCCGCCAGTACCGGAGGGACTTTGGCCACCTTATGACGGTCCGACCGTTATTCCGGACCCCCGCTTGAGGCGTTGTCGTGATGGCCAACCTAGGTCTACCAGAATCCGGAACAACATGGATGAGGCCGACCCTAACCGACCCAAGCGGTGCGGGCTATGCAGACAGCCTGGGCACACGCGTAGGTCTTGCCCCCAGAAAGGCTCCACCGTTGCCGGTAGTTCATAG
- the LOC107491369 gene encoding cullin-1, translating to MERKTIDLEQGWDYMQKGITKLKKILEGLPEPPFSSEEYMMLYTTIYNMCTQKPPNDFSQQLYDKYKEAFDDYIESTVLPSLREKHDEFMLRELVQRWINHKVMVRWLSRFFHYLDRYFIARRSLPPLNAVGLTCFRDLVYMEVRANARKAVITLIDKEREGEQIDRSLLKNVLDIFVEIGMGEMDQYEQDFEVQMLEDTADYYKSKATNWIEVDSCPDYMLKAEDCLRRERERVTHYLHSSTEQKLVEKVQHELLVTHANQLLEKEHSGVRALLRDDKVEDLSRMYRLYQKIPKGLDPVANVFKQHITAEGTALVQQAEEASSSQTTSGPGLQEQVLVRKFIELHDKYMTYVNDCFINHTLFHKALKEAFEVFCNKNVAGSSSAELLATFCDNILKKGGSEKLSDEAIEETLEKVVKLLAYISDKDLYAEFYRKKLARRLLFDRSANEDHEKCILTKLKQQCGGQFTSKMEGMVMDLTLARDNQMKFEEYLRDNTHVNPGIDLTVTVLTTGFWPSYKSFDLNLPVEMVKCVEVFKEFYETKTKHRKLTWIYSLGTCHIIGKFEPKTIELVVSTYQAAALLLFNSADKLSYSEIMMQLNLTHEDVVRLLHSLSCAKYKILSKEPNTRTISPNDSFEFNYKFTDKMRRIKIPLPPVDERKKVIEDVDKDRRYAIDAAIVRIMKSRKVLGHQQLVLECVEQLGRMFKPDIKAIKKRIEDLITRDYLERDKENPNTFKYLA from the exons ATGGAGCGGAAGACTATTGATTTGGAACAAGGTTGGGACTATATGCAGAAGGGGATTACTAAGTTGAAGAAAATTCTTGAAGGATTGCCAGAACCTCCTTTCAGCTCAGAGGAATACATGATGCTTTACAC GACTATTTATAATATGTGTACTCAGAAGCCACCGAACGATTTTTCACAACAGCTTTATGATAAATACAAGGAGGCTTTTGATGACTACATAGAGTCTACG GTTTTGCCATCTCTAAGGGAGAAGCATGATGAATTTATGCTGAGGGAGCTTGTCCAAAGGTGGATAAATCACAAGGTCATGGTGAGGTGGCTTTCACGCTTCTTTCATTATCTTGATCGGTATTTCATTGCTCGACGCTCCCTGCCACCACTCAATGCTGTTGGCCTTACCTGCTTCCGTGATCTG GTTTATATGGAGGTACGAGCTAATGCAAGGAAAGCTGTGATCACTCTT ATTGACAAAGAGCGTGAGGGCGAACAGATTGATAGATCATTGCTGAAAAATgttcttgatatatttgttgagaTTGGTATGGGTGAAATGGATCAATATGAGCAGGATTTCGAAGTTCAGATGCTTGAGGATACTGCTGATTACTACAAAAGTAAGGCTACAAACTGGATTGAGGTTGACTCTTGTCCAGATTATATGCTAAAG GCTGAGGACTGCTtgagaagggagagagaaagagtgaCTCATTACTTGCACTCCAGCACTGAGCAGAAATTGGTAGAG AAAGTGCAACATGAGCTGTTGGTGACCCATGCTAATCAATTACTTGAGAAGGAGCACTCTGGTGTCCGGGCCTTGCTTAGAGATGATAAG GTGGAAGATCTCTCTCGGATGTATAGACTTTaccaaaaaatacctaaagGCTTGGATCCTGTTGCGAATGTATTCAAGCAG CATATTACAGCCGAGGGTACAGCATTGGTCCAGCAGGCTGAAGAAGCTTCTAGCAGTCAG ACCACAAGTGGGCCTGGTCTTCAGGAACAA GTCCTTGTCAGAAAATTCATAGAGCTCCATGACAAGTACATGACATATGTTAATGACTGCTTTATAAATCACACACTGTTCCACAAG GCTTTAAAGGAGGCATTTGAGGTTTTCTGTAATAAAAATGTTGCTGGTAGTTCCAGTGCAGAACTATTAGCTACATTCTGCGACAATATCCTTAAAAAGGGTGGAAGTGAGAAGCTGAGCGATGAAGCAATTGAAGAAACTCTTGAGAAG GTAGTCAAGCTGCTTGCATATATCAGTGATAAGGATCTCTATGCAGAATTTTACAG GAAAAAACTAGCCCGCAGATTACTTTTTGATAGGAGTGCCAATGAAGATCATGAAAAGTGTATTTTGACAAAGCTAAAGCAGCAGTGTGGTGGCCAGTTCACATCTAAGATGGAGGGAATG GTTATGGACTTGACTTTGGCGCGTGATAACCAGATGAAATTTGAGGAATATCTTCGGGACAACACACATGTTAATCCTGGAATTGATCTGACTGTTACTGTTCTTACCACAGGATTCTGGCCAAGTTACAAGTCTTTTGATCTCAACCTCCCGGTGGAGATG gtCAAGTGTGTGGAagtttttaaagaattttatgaAACAAAGACAAAACACAGAAAACTTACATGGATTTACTCACTTGGAACTTGCCACATCATTGGCAAGTTTGAACCAAAGACTATTGAACTAGTTGTGTCAACCTATCAG GCTGCTGCCTTGCTGCTATTCAACAGTGCTGATAAGTTGAGCTATTCAGAGATTATGATGCAGCTGAACTTAACCCATGAAGATGTTGTTAGATTACTCCATTCCCTGTCATGTGCAAAATATAAGATTCTTAGCAAGGAGCCTAACACCAGAACTATATCGCCAAATGATAGTTTTGAGTTCAACTACAAATTCACTGACAAAATGAGAAGGATCAAG ATCCCACTACCACCGGTTGATGAAAGGAAGAAGGTGATTGAAGATGTTGACAAGGACCGACGATATGCCATAGATGCTGCAATTGTGCGCATCATGAAGAGCAGGAAAGTTTTAGGCCATCAACAACTGGTTTTGGAGTGCGTTGAACAACTGGGCCGCATGTTCAAG CCTGACATCAAAGCAATTAAGAAGCGGATTGAAGATCTCATAACTCGTGACTATCTGGAAAGAGACAAAGAAAACCCGAATACTTTCAAGTATCTGGCTTAA